Proteins encoded together in one Astyanax mexicanus isolate ESR-SI-001 chromosome 10, AstMex3_surface, whole genome shotgun sequence window:
- the LOC125804719 gene encoding uncharacterized protein LOC125804719: MMPGSKVKYATDAEFSKAVRKFSKVKYADNLKFRCAVRENVKKKRAVLKQNLESFSQVLKDFNSIIRNGPDFVCCVCHRLLFKHQVSLCKMDKYKTTKEMQAVAEHCITEDYLHKCGPGCDVPCNWLATSKSQLWICHNCDFKLCQSIMPPESVLNNLQLETVPPELSCLNSLEQHLVALHIPFMKLLALPKGAQNGVHGPVTCVPSNVVDTTNLLPRANMQGSMLCVKLKRKLTYKGHYEYKYVNTEHVKRALQFLKKNNPYYANINYNENWLNEFEESSQQNINENEIYSSLSNHSCVDTEEADNVNFTADHTEQPHIESDETLHDRQTHGMFMDTCLQPVDLGQEILDQYDNILNIAPAEGNNPIRLLSDKSNEAKSFPALFPMGGPTFHDFRNQRLTLSRYFNNRILNADSRFANNNEYIFYAQYMSEVEQVSSSISIAMRKGHNSNTSREFSAELVKDKQTLKQFLNCDDGYRFLRPIRGTPVYWSGVQKDLFAMVRQLGIPTFFCSFSSADMRWDNLLESMLQQENRTDSVDSLDWADKCGLLRRNPVIAARMFDFRWHTFLNKVILSPSQPIGKVVDYFYRVEFQQRGSPHVHAMFWVDNAPQIDKDDDNNVVKFIDQYISSELPRNDNELVEIVSTVQMHSRRHSKTCRKRNSVCRFNFPRPPSNKTFISRKTKEEESTKKCSCSAVSCTCPCEVSNKVMNKEQATKILAMVKSAISTDTNTCNTVSELFASIGINQEMFELAYNIAGRKTQVVLKREITDLWVNPYNKNLLKAWNANMDIQYIVDAYACIVYIISYISKAEKEMGLLLSAAHREASKHNNVDVKGTLQQLGSVYLHNRDVGAQEAVYRLTNMHLKEASRKVEYIPTGDNCVRLSLPLKVLQQKAQSNELTEKAMWMTNHVDRYKARPVRDPFQDMCIAVFVSQYRVVGRTEKCADKIQLQNNAGFVKKRTRSKPAVVRYARFSVDSNPEKYYQSILQLFLPYRCENDLKPADFPTFELFYHNGQYEINGSMQNVKNVVDENKQLFEKDDEILSQVQHVVVDNGILEDAWCEMCPEQESECLECQEEKTQRPVEAEEHVDQIPDLSVPSVKKHSFEPNLNVLCRSDALNLLRSLNSEQKDIFYQVRQWCLDKVRGKQPEPFHLFITGGAGTGKTHLIRSIHYEATRLLSQVSSAPDKVSVLLTAPTGIAAFNLGAGTIHSTFSIGTDVKLPYTPLGEEKLNTLRVLFSDLHILIIDEISMVDHSLLAYIHGRLRQIKQTGDYSPFGKVSVIAVGDFFQLPPVKGKPLYLENAPLDLWNGMFSKSELTTIVRQKDSAFAEILNRLRTHHRSTPLSLQDVHALKQRETGETSSALHIFATNAQVEEHNVKQIIASCPEHICVEAQDYEKNRQTGKMQLKNGHFSKVFNSCLPEKLLIGEGARVMLIKNIDVTDGLVNGVCGTVTDIAHDKNSTLVKTVFVQFDDQKVGQNSRKRTPPPRHIIHSTPINLEEERVTSKGGLRRQFPLKLAWACTVHKVQGLTVKQAVISLKKIFAPGQAYVALSRVETLSGLIIQDFADKAIYCRSNIQECINNMAQFSLYNVSPIKTQNSFSVLLMNVQGLNCHLLDLTASAQSFSYPCIAVTETWLPANVSGDSTHIEGYQFHSAPRCLAYSSDNPLLKSIQQQQHGGVGMYCKDNTDYSILDISGVNIECIICQFNQLEIIIVVIYRPPQYCLSLFQKYISQLCNTLCNLSDNIFLIGDWNHDELKSHAMSMFMENLGYSQCVTECTTENGTLIDHVYKKMTSNYTINTQVMPMYFSSHEAIHCTFSQT; this comes from the coding sequence AACAACATTTGGTAGCTTTACATATTCCGTTTATGAAGCTCTTAGCTTTACCTAAAGGAGCACAAAATGGTGTTCATGGACCAGTTACTTGTGTTCCTTCAAATGTTGTTGATACAACAAACTTGCTACCACGAGCTAACATGCAGGGGTCTATGTTGTGTGTTAAGTTAAAACGTAAGTTAACATATAAAGGgcattatgaatataaatatgtgaACACTGAGCATGTAAAGAGAGCATTGcagtttttgaaaaaaaacaacCCATATTATGCTAACATAAATTACAACGAAAATTGGTTAAATGAATTTGAAGAATCAAGTCAACAAAATatcaatgaaaatgaaatttaCTCATCGCTTTCAAATCATAGTTGTGTTGACACAGAAGAGGCAGATAATGTCAATTTCACAGCTGACCACACAGAACAACCACACATCGAATCAGATGAGACTTTACATGACAGACAAACACATGGTATGTTTATGGATACGTGTCTTCAGCCAGTTGATTTAGGCCAAGAAATCTTAGATcaatatgataatattttaaacataGCTCCTGCAGAAGGTAACAATCCCATTCGGTTACTTTCTGACAAAAGTAATGAGGCTAAAAGTTTTCCAGCATTGTTTCCAATGGGTGGTCCAACATTTCATGATTTTAGAAATCAGCGGCTTACACTGTCACGCTATTTTAACAATCGTATTTTGAATGCAGATAGTAGGTTTGCTAACAATAATGAATACATCTTCTATGCTCAGTATATGAGTGAAGTAGAACAGGTTTCATCTAGCATATCAATAGCAATGCGCAAAGGCCACAATTCAAACACATCTAGGGAATTTTCTGCAGAGTTAGTGAAAGATAAGCAAACGCTAAAGCAGTTTCTGAACTGTGATGATGGTTATAGGTTTCTTCGACCCATCAGAGGAACACCTGTGTATTGGTCAGGTGTTCAAAAAGATTTGTTTGCCATGGTAAGGCAGCTTGGCATACCTACATTTTTTTGTTCCTTCAGTTCAGCAGATATGAGATGGGACAATTTATTAGAAAGCATGCTGCAACAGGAAAACAGGACTGATAGTGTAGACAGTTTAGATTGGGCAGATAAATGTGGCCTATTGCGACGTAACCCAGTTATAGCAGCACGCATGTTTGATTTTAGATggcatacatttttaaataaagtaatctTGTCACCGAGTCAACCAATAGGTAAAGTAGTGGATTATTTTTATCGTGTTGAGTTTCAGCAAAGAGGGAGTCCCCATGTACATGCAATGTTTTGGGTGGACAATGCTCCTCAAATTGATAAAGATGATGACAATAATGTGGTAAAATTCATAGACCAATATATATCATCTGAATTACCAAGGAATGACAATGAACTTGTTGAAATTGTCTCAACTGTTCAAATGCACAGTAGGAGGCATTCAAAAACGTGTCGAAAGCGCAACAGTGTATGTCGTTTTAATTTTCCACGACCACCTTCAAATAAAACGTTTATTTctagaaaaacaaaagaagaggAATCAACTAAAAAGTGCAGTTGCAGTGCAGTTTCCTGTACATGTCCTTGTGAAGTCTCAAATAAGGTCATGAATAAAGAACAGGCAACAAAAATATTAGCTATGGTAAAGTCAGCTATATCTACAGATACAAATACTTGTAATACAGTTTCTGAGTTGTTTGCCAGTATTGGTATTAACCAAGAAATGTTTGAACTGGCGTATAACATTGCTGGCAGAAAAACTCAAGTTGTTCTGAAAAGAGAAATTACAGATTTGTGGGTAAATCCCTATAATAAAAACTTACTGAAGGCTTGGAATGCTAATATGGATATTCAATATATAGTAGATGCATATGCATGCATTGTATACATCATTTCATACATTTCCAAGGCTGAAAAGGAGATGGGATTGTTATTAAGTGCTGCCCATCGTGAAGCTTCAAAGCACAACAATGTTGATGTAAAAGGCACATTGCAACAATTGGGCAGTGTTTATTTACATAATCGGGATGTAGGTGCTCAAGAAGCAGTGTATAGACTGACAAATATGCATCTAAAAGAAGCTTCACGTAAAGTAGAGTACATACCCACAGGTGATAATTGTGTTCGGCTGAGCCTGCCACTAAAAGTGCTTCAGCAGAAAGCACAGTCAAATGAGCTCACCGAAAAAGCCATGTGGATGACAAACCATGTTGATAGGTATAAAGCAAGGCCAGTAAGAGACCCTTTTCAGGACATGTGTATAGCAGTATTTGTGTCTCAATATcgtgttgtgggcagaacagaGAAATGTGCAGACAAAATTCAGCTGCAAAATAATGCAGGGTTTGTTAAAAAAAGAACTAGGTCAAAGCCAGCGGTTGTAAGATATGCAAGATTCTCTGTTGATTCCAATCCGGAAAAATATTATCAAAGTATTTTGCAATTATTCTTGCCATACCGCTGTGAAAATGACTTAAAACCAGCTGACTTCCCAACATTTGAACTATTTTATCACAATGGCCAATATGAAATAAATGGCTCaatgcaaaatgtgaaaaatgtagtaGATGAAAATAAGCAATTATTTGAAAAAGATGATGAAATTCTTTCTCAAGTTCAGCATGTTGTGGTTGATAATGGCATTTTAGAAGATGCATGGTGTGAGATGTGTCCGGAGCAAGAGTCAGAGTGCTTAGAATGCCAGGAGGAAAAAACACAAAGACCAGTAGAGGCTGAGGAGCATGTAGATCAAATTCCTGATTTATCTGTTCCAAGTGTAAAAAAACATAGTTTTGAGCCAAATTTGAATGTACTTTGTAGATCAGATGCTCTCAATCTGCTGAGGTCTCTTAACTCTGAGCAGAAAGACATATTTTATCAAGTTAGACAATGGTGTTTAGATAAAGTTAGAGGGAAACAGCCAGAGCCTTTCCATTTGTTTATTACTGGAGGTGCAGGAACAGGGAAGACACACTTAATTAGAAGTATTCATTATGAAGCAACCAGGCTTTTATCACAGGTTTCAAGTGCTCCAGACAAGGTGTCAGTGCTATTAACAGCTCCTACTGGAATTGCTGCATTTAACTTGGGAGCTGGTACAATTCATTCTACCTTTTCAATAGGGACAGATGTAAAACTTCCCTACACACCTTTAGGAGAAGAAAAATTGAATACGTTGcgtgttttatttagtgatttacATATATTGATCATAGATGAGATTTCTATGGTAGATCACAGTCTTCTAGCTTACATTCATGGTAGATTACGACAAATAAAGCAGACAGGCGACTACTCTCCTTTTGGGAAAGTTAGTGTAATTGCAGTAGGAGACTTTTTCCAGCTGCCTCCAGTAAAGGGAAAGCCACTATACTTGGAAAATGCCCCATTAGATTTGTGGAATGGCATGTTTTCTAAGTCAGAGTTAACCACCATTGTTAGACAGAAAGACTCTGCTTTTGCTGAAATTCTGAATAGACTACGTACACATCACAGGTCTACACCATTGTCACTGCAGGATGTACATGCTCTTAAACAGAGGGAAACTGGGGAAACATCTTCTGCGCTGCATATTTTTGCAACAAATGCTCAGGTAGAAGAGCATAATGTTAAGCAAATTATTGCATCTTGCCCTGAACATATTTGTGTAGAGGCACAAGATTATGAAAAAAATCGCCAAACTGGAAAAATGCAGCTTAAAAATGGACACTTTTCTAAAGTATTTAATTCATGCTTACCAGAAAAGTTGTTAATAGGAGAAGGTGCACGAGTAATGCTAATTAAAAATATTGATGTTACTGATGGGCTTGTGAATGGTGTCTGTGGTACTGTTACAGACATAGCACATGATAAAAATAGCACATTGGTGAAAACTGTGTTTGTTCAGTTTGATGATCAAAAAGTTGGCCAAAATAGTCGAAAGCGTACACCACCACCTAGACATATCATACATTCAACACCAATTAATTTGGAAGAGGAGCGTGTTACTAGCAAGGGAGGATTGCGCAGGCAATTTCCATTAAAATTGGCTTGGGCTTGCACTGTGCACAAAGTGCAGGGACTAACGGTAAAACAAGCAGTTATATCACTTAAAAAGATTTTTGCACCTGGACAGGCTTATGTTGCTTTAAGTCGAGTAGAGACTTTAAGTGGGTTAATCATTCAGGATTTTGCTGATAAAGCAATTTATTGTAGAAGTAATATCCAGGAATGTATTAATAACATGGCACAATTTTCATTATATAATGTCAGTCCAATTAAAACGCAGAACTCTTTTTCGGTTCTTTTAATGAATGTTCAGGGTCTAAACTGCCATTTGTTAGACTTAACTGCTTCAGCACAATCCTTTAGTTATCCTTGTATAGCGGTAACAGAGACTTGGCTACCTGCAAATGTATCAGGTGATTCGACTCACATTGAAGGTTACCAGTTTCATAGTGCTCCACGTTGCCTTGCTTACAGTTCAGACAACCCTCTGTTAAAATCAATTCAGCAACAACAACATGGGGGTGTTGGAATGTACTGCAAAGATAATACTGATTATAGTATTTTAGACATTTCAGGTGTAAATATAGAATGCATTATATGTCAATTCAACCAGCTTGAAATAATAATAGTTGTGATATACAGACCACCACAATATTGTTTATCATTGTTCCAAAAATACATCAGTCAATTATGCAATACATTATGCAATTTGTCAGATAACATCTTTCTAATTGGCGATTGGAACCATGATGAACTGAAATCTCATGCCATGTCTATGTTTATGGAAAATCTAGGCTATTCTCAGTGTGTAACAGAATGTACCACTGAAAATGGAACACTGATTGATCATGTGTACAAAAAAATGACATCTAACTACACCATCAATACACAAGTTATGCCAATGTATTTTAGTTCACATGAAGCAATTCATTGTACATTTTCACAAACATAA